One genomic segment of Sminthopsis crassicaudata isolate SCR6 chromosome 4, ASM4859323v1, whole genome shotgun sequence includes these proteins:
- the LOC141540919 gene encoding small ribosomal subunit protein eS12-like has translation MVKEDIAAGGIMDVNTILQEVLKTTLTHNGLTFGICEAAKALDKCQVHFCVLASNCDEPMYVMLVETLCAEHQINLIKFDNKKLSKWIELYKIDRRGKPLKTVGCSCVVVKDYGKKFQTKDINEEYFKATNEQLKWSYLQK, from the coding sequence ATGGTCAAGGAAGACATTGCTGCTGGAGGTATAATGGATGTTAACACTATTCTACAAGAAGTGCTGAAGACCACACTCACCCACAATGGATTAACTTTTGGAATTTGTGAAGCTGCCAAAGCCTTGGACAAATGCCAAGTCCATTTTTGTGTTCTTGCTTCCAACTGTGATGAACCTATGTATGTAATGTTGGTTGAAACCCTGTGTGCTGAACACCAAATCAACTTGATTAAGTTTGATAACAAGAAGCTGAGTAAATGGATAGAACTCTATAAAATTGATAGAAGGGGAAAACCCCTTAAAACAGTTGGCTGTAGTTGTGTTGTTGTTAAGGATTATGGCAAGAAATTTCAGACCAAAGATATcaatgaagaatattttaaagcaaCAAATGAGCAATTAAAATGGtcttatttgcaaaaataa